Proteins found in one Zea mays cultivar B73 chromosome 1, Zm-B73-REFERENCE-NAM-5.0, whole genome shotgun sequence genomic segment:
- the LOC109943626 gene encoding cactin produces the protein MVVCEWELGEARKRDALDRARVHGEEPPPEVLAEERGLHASIEGDVKSLLDGKTSTELEDMHGQIESQMSSGTAKVVEYWEAILKRLHIYKAKAFCDFDSVISVSTSALREVL, from the exons ATGGTGGTATGCGAATGGGAGTTAGGCGAGGCTCGGAAAAGAGATGCCCTAGATCGAGCTAGGGTCCATGGTGAGGAACCACCACCTGAGGTTCTTGCAGAAGAGAGAGGTTTGCATGCAAGTATTGAGGGGGATGTAAAAAGTCTCCTGGATGGTAAAACTTCCACAGAGCTTGAAGATATGCATGGTCAAATTGAGTCCCAAATGAGCTCTGGCACTGCAAAAGTTGTTGAGTACTGGGAGGCTATTCTGAAACGGCTTCATATTTACAAAGCAAAG GCTTTCTGTGACTTTGATTCGGTGATCTCTGTTAGTACTTCAGCACT CAGGGAAGTTCTCTAA